In Colletotrichum higginsianum IMI 349063 chromosome 1, whole genome shotgun sequence, one genomic interval encodes:
- a CDS encoding Fungal specific transcription factor domain-containing protein codes for MEAVESPNATSESGTLSPAHFNQSRKRKLSGSTDRPTREYGLMRDTGKHDTARFVGSGSGIHFIRGVYVRLARKSALRTTATSSNSQSSNINDLVPGEDDQLQREASSRDGDEQNIWHDHELVPETERQDVNPSFEQLVEWSRSYFEAWHPTLPFLSAPDVLGLFEEVSAAGVASLGHLERSIVKSILSISLADSRQRAAFAQPLPASLVFRTVEEAMSASQFALYQPASVQATQAALAIQLFLVSMLRLNSASRLGGLIVRMAFHLGLHRCPSRYPFFTKEEAHMRRRVFWCIYCTERFLCQALGLPLDIRDDDVDVCYPGEERHGGGGGGGEEDNRLQLLTYLVKHARIRGLILELRNKSIHSRDDTADRASYVQAELAKWSNEIHDAVEDEQVQDENAPQPPISSGHRVFLLLLKYESMISLNRPMMTSDPSSPAYSAGLQNCIFAAKSIFISLKRYHSQNRIPAEPTSARLLEPMLQPAFTWAVWISAFILIYAAFERQLPLASALKHVESGKEILRHIASRDTSWPEYCLSAIDELTAAVRELSAPPGSLRRQPSTSNPAAPPNHLRPDMGQPARPSSSSHRPKPSHPRTRFSPSVAASTGRPDDHGLGGPPDGTTMWPPPQNQADGFSGPDDQSSGRWPTQASPASGTSAPAAGWTAGTPGAQPGFQAAAHQDSPGFDATQPFSISLAATSFPSAGVNATETAPGEGQESMVWYDQLFANSFGAIDYPFLAAAQFDPSVDPTWSYLR; via the exons ATGGAGGCCGTAGAGTCTCCCAATGCCACATCTGAGTCTGGAACCCTCAGCCCGGCGCACTTCAACCAATCACGCAAACGGAAGCTTTCGGGGTCCACGGACCGTCCCACCCGCGAGTATGGTTTGATGCGAGACACGGGCAAGCATGACACCGCACGCttcgtcggcagcggcagcggcattCACTTCATCCGGGGCGTCTACGTGCGCCTCGCCCGCAAGTCCGCCCTCCgcaccaccgccacctcTTCCAACTCCCAGTCCAGCAACATCAACGACCTCGTgcccggcgaggacgaccaGCTGCAGCGCGAGGCCTCGTcgcgcgacggcgacgagcagAACATCTGGCACGACCACGAGCTGGTCCCGGAGACGGAGCGCCAAGACGTCAACCCCTCGttcgagcagctcgtcgaaTGGTCCAGGAGCTACTTCGAGGCATGGCACCCGACGCTCCCCTTCCTCAGCGCCCCGGATGTGCTGGGCCTCTTCGAAGAGGTGAGCGCTGCCGGCGTCGCCTCGCTCGGCCACCTTGAGCGGTCCATCGTCAAGTCCATCCTGTCCATCTCGCTGGCCGACAGTCGTCAGAGGGCCGCCTTTGCCCAGCCTCTGCCCGCctccctcgtcttccgcaccgtcgaggaggcaATGTCGGCCTCGCAGTTCGCCCTCTACCAGCCGGCGTCGGTCCAGGCCACCCAAGCCGCGCTCGCCATCCAGCTGTTCCTCGTCTCCATGCTGCGCCTGAACTCGGCCTCCCGCCTGGGCGGCTTGATCGTCCGCATGGCCttccacctcggcctccacCGCTGCCCCTCGAGGTACCCCTTCTTCACAAAGGAGGAGGCCCACATGCGCCGGCGCGTGTTTTGGTGCATATACTGCACCGAGAGGTTCCTCTGccaggccctcggcctgcCCCTCGACATcagggacgacgacgtcgacgtctgTTACCCGGGCGAGGAgcgacacggcggcggcggcggcggcggcgaggaggacaaccGTCTGCAGCTGCTCACGTACCTGGTGAAGCATGCGCGGATCCGCGGTCTCATACTGGAGCTGAGGAACAAGTCGATCCACTCGCGAGACGACACCGCGGACCGCGCGAGCTACGTCCAGGCGGAGCTGGCGAAATGGTCCAACGAGatccacgacgccgtcgaggacgagcaggTGCAAGACGAGAACGCTCCCCAGCCGCCCATATCCTCGGGCCACAGGGTgttcctgctgctcctgAAGTACGAGTCCATGATCTCCCTCAACCGCCCGATGATGACCTCGGACCCGTCGAGCCCGGCCTACTCGGCCGGCTTGCAGAACTGCATATTCGCGGCCAAGTCCATCTTCATCTCGCTGAAGAGGTACCACAGCCAGAACAGGATCCCAGCCGAGCCGACGAGCGCTCGCTTGCTCGAGCCGATGCTCCAGCCTGCCTTCACGTGGGCGGTTTGGATCAGTGCCTTTATACTCATATATGCCGCCTTTGAGCGGCAACTGCCCTTGGCGAGTGCGTTGAA ACACGTCGAGTCCGGCAAGGAGATCCTGCGTCACATCGCGTCCAGAGACACATCGTGGCCCGAGTACTGCCTGTCCGCAATCGACGAGCTCACGGCGGCTGTGCGGGAGCTCTCGGCCCCGCCCGGTTCGCTTCGCCGGCAGCCGAGCACGAGTAACCCGGCAGCGCCTCCGAACCACTTGCGTCCGGACATGGGGCAGCCGGCccggcccagcagcagctcccACAGACCCAAACCTTCCCATCCACGGACGCGCTTCTCCCcatccgtcgccgcctccaccggCCGTCCAGACGACCATGGCCTAGGCGGGCCGCCTGATGGCACCACCatgtggccgccgccgcagaacCAAGCCGACGGGTTCTCGGGACCGGATGACCAGTCGTCCGGCCGGTGGCCCACGCaggcgtcgccggcatcgggcacgtcggccccggcggcgggaTGGACCGCCGGCACGCCGGGCGCCCAGCCCGGCTTCCAGGCCGCGGCCCACCAGGACTCTCCCGGCTTCGACGCCACCCAGCCGTTCTCCATATCcctggcggcgacgtcgttcCCCTCGGCGGGGGTCAACGCCACCGAGACCGcgccgggggaggggcaggaGTCCATGGTGTGGTACGATCAGCTGTTTGCCAACTCGttcggcgccatcgactACCCGTTCCTGGCGGCGGCTCAGTTCGACCCGTCCGTGGACCCCACGTGGTCGTACTTGAGGTAA
- a CDS encoding C6 finger domain-containing protein yields the protein MSRNSSDRADGSALQSPIACESCRQRKRRVSQGIPNGYLNRLETRLAETEAALFRALSGALDGGPTSLDSASSPALLPQAAWTPRQNKVDRVKEWDSLPLQTPDDIQAWFRSKATEHNDAAIDLPAASPQSLISSVSDPMFAPPPPLRDPGSSVPDHQSISDSVIEPQLRSVTPVITTPVGRSPADAVSKAKELSKSQQNLYF from the exons ATGTCTCGAAATAGCAGTGACAGAGCAGACGGCAGTGCATTGCAGAGCCCCATCGCCTGCGAGTCTTGTCGACAGAGAAAACGAAgggtcagtca AGGCATCCCCAACGGATACCTCAACAGGTTGGAGACCCGGCTCGCCGAGACCGAAGCCGCCCTCTTCAGAGCGCTGTCGGGTGCTCTGGATGGCGGCCCGACCTCCCTGGACTCGGCATCGTCACCCGCGCTCCTCCCACAGGCGGCGTGGACTCCGCGGCAGAACAAGGTCGACCGGGTCAAGGAGTGGGATAGCCTGCCGCTGCAGACGCCCGACGACATCCAGGCCTGGTTCCGCTCCAAGGCGACGGAACACAACGACGCGGCCATCGACctgcccgccgccagccccCAGTCGTTGATCTCGTCCGTGTCGGACCCCATGTTcgccccgccgcctccgctgCGAGACCCCGGCTCGTCGGTGCCGGATCACCAGTCCATCTCGGACTCCGTCATCGAGCCCCAGCTTCGATCGGTGACGCCAGTCATCACGACCCCGGTGGGCAGGAGCCCGGCGGACGCGGTcagcaaggccaaggagttGTCCAAGTCGCAGCAGAACCTCTATTTCTAG
- a CDS encoding Fumarylacetoacetase produces MSQFQTTMISDAERDTRTVRQADRQKHKTDRQTETAWTERALAESYPSTYPEKLSCSTCVCARSPALLHPFIHPRRKPSRGSHSHNTPTNIQHTHTHSHTHTLSLTRPLSSVTMSNSQSWVPVSPKSHFSLANIPFGIISTKSDPTHRPAVAIGDHALDLRAFAKAGGFHALPSVQERIAVFSSPTLNDFAALGRPVHRDVRSYLQSILSDNTPHAGLLKDNAALRKTALVPLAEVRNHLPLAIGDYTDFYAGKNHAYNLGVLFRGPDNALQPNYVHLPVAYHGRASSVVVSGTPIRRPWGQILKDPKAEPKVPVLAPCERLDIELEMGMFMCRENALGEPVPVDEAEDHIFGYVLMNDWSARDIQAWEYVPLGPFTAKNLGTSISPWVVLADALEASKTAGIENTTELQPYLRESRKNNVLGVQLEVDIITASGNKTTISRTNSRNLLWSWPQMIAHHTITGCNLRPGDLLGSGTISGTEPGSEGSILEQTQGGKQTVKLSGGEERKFLQDGDTMVIRGWSGEEGALVGFGEVSGTIEAALKLF; encoded by the exons ATGTCCCAATTCCAAACAACTATGATCTCAGACGCCGAGCGAGACACACGGACGGTCAGACAGGCAGACAGGCAAAAACacaagacagacagacagacagagaccGCTTGGACCGAGAGAGCTCTAGCTGAAAGCTACCCAAGTACATACCCGGAGAAGCTAAGCTGTTCGACCTGTGTGTGTGCTCGCTCACCCGCTTTGTTGCATCCATTCATCCATCCAAGACGAAAACCATCACGAGGAAGCCATTCACACAATACCCCCACCAACAtccaacacacacacacacactcacacacacacacactctctctcactcggCCCCTCAGTTCAGTCACCATGTCCAACTCACAATCCTGGGTCCCCGTCTCCCCCAAGAGCCACTTCTCGCTGGCCAATATCCCCTTCGGCATCATCTCCACCAAGTCGGACCCGACGCATCGCCCTGCCGTCGCCATCGGGGACCATGCCTTGGACCTCCGCGCCTTTGCAAAGGCCGGCGGCTTCCACGCCCTGCCTTCGGTCCAGGAGcgcatcgccgtcttctcctcgcccACGCTGAACGACTTCGCCGCCCTGGGCCGCCCCGTCCACCGCGACGTGCGCTCGTACCTCCAGTCCATCCTCAGCGACAACACTCCCCacgccggcctgctcaaGGACAACGCCGCGCTGCGCAAGACGGCTCTCGTGCCCCTCGCCGAGGTGCGGAACCACCTGCCGctggccattggcgactACACCGACTTCTACGCCGGCAAGAACCACGCGTACAACCTCGGCGTGCTGTTCCGCGGGCCGGACAACGCGCTGCAGCCCAACTACGTCCACCTCCCCGTCGCCTACCACGGCCGCGccagcagcgtcgtcgtGTCCGGCACGCCCATCCGCCGGCCCTGGGGCCAGATCCTCAAGGACCCCAAGGCCGAGCCCAAGGTCCCCGTGCTCGCGCCCTGCGAGAGGCTCGACATCGAGCTCGAGATGGGCATGTTCATGTGCCGCGAGAACGCGCTCGGCGAGCCCGTgccggtcgacgaggccgaggaccacATCTTTGGCTACGTCCTCATGAACGACTGGAGCGCCCGCGACATCCAGGCGTGGGAGTACGTTCCCCTCGGGCCCTTCACGGCCAAGAACCTCGGCACGAGCATCAGCCCCTGGGTcgtgctcgccgacgccctcgaggcctcCAAGACGGCCGGCATCGAGAACACGACGGAGCTGCAGCCGTACCTGCGCGAGAGCAGGAAGAACAACGTCCTGGGTGTCCAACTGGAGGTTGACATCATCA CCGCCAGCGGGAACAAGACGACAATCAGCCGCACCAACTCGAGGAACCTGCTCTGGTCGTGGCCGCAGATGATTGCGCACCACACCATCACCGGCTGCAACCTGCGGCCgggcgacctcctcggctCCGGCACCATCTCGGGCACCGAGCCCGGCTCGGAGGGCAGCATCCTCGAGCAGACGCAGGGCGGCAAGCAGACGGTGAAGCTGAGCGGGGGCGAGGAGAGGAAGTTCCTCCAGGACGGCGACACGATGGTCATCCGCGGCTGgagcggcgaggagggcgccttggtcggcttcggcgaggTTTCCGGCAcgatcgaggccgccctgAAGCTCTTCTAG
- a CDS encoding Maleylacetoacetate isomerase, translating to MAEADYTLYSYFRSSCSARLRIALNLKSIPYTTIPTNLLKDEHLSPSHRALNPSASVPLLVHHAAAAADFKVTQSVAALEYLEEAHPSSTPLLPGVDDPRARAVVRSLVNIVACDVQPVTNLRVMRRVRALGGDAERWNRELTADGFAAYEAVASEWAGAYSVGDHVSLADVCLLPAYWNAERFGVDLGVYPTIARIVGNLKDYEAVVRAHYFNQPDTPDELRMK from the coding sequence ATGGCCGAAGCGGACTACACCCTCTACTCCTACTTCCgctcctcctgctcggcgcgTCTCCGAATCGCCCTCAACCTCAAGTCCATCCCCTACACCACGATCCCGACCAACCTCCTGAAGGACGAACACCTCTCGCCGTCCCACCGCGCCCTCAACCCCTCGGCCAGCGTGCCGCTCCTCGTCCAtcacgctgccgccgccgcggactTCAAGGTGACCCAGTCCGTCGCCGCGCTCGAGTACCTCGAGGAAGCCCacccgtcgtcgacccccTTGCTGCCCGGGGTCGACGACCCCAGGGCCCGCGCCGTGGTCCGCAGCCTGGTCAACATCGTCGCCTGCGACGTCCAGCCCGTGACGAACCTGCGCGTCATGCGGCGCGTGCGggcgctcggcggcgacgcggagCGCTGGAACCGCGAGCTCACGGCGGACGGCTTCGCGGCGTACGAGGCCGTCGCGAGCGAGTGGGCCGGCGCGTACTCCGTCGGCGACCACGTCTCCCTCGCGGACGTGTGTCTGCTGCCGGCGTACTGGAACGCCGAGAGGTTCGGCGTGGATCTGGGCGTGTATCCCACGATCGCGAGAATCGTGGGGAATCTCAAGGATTACGAGGCGGTGGTGAGGGCGCATTATTTTAACCAGCCGGATACTCCCGACGAGCTTAGGATGAAGTAG